A window of Thermococcus aggregans contains these coding sequences:
- a CDS encoding MnhB domain-containing protein — protein MRKVITLSLIMLAVIAGAYYLSPHLVPKTELNALGEFYIRNSYFGEHSAGSPEVITAILWDYRGLDTYFETAVLFMAIIGAVSIFRNMPSVSFHPRGFTDITRTGVKIVGLITFVAAATTAFHGHITPGGGFQGGSMLAVVPLLVIVAFSKKALEKAGLTKERALVIRTIGLLTIAIVAFYPLLAGGYFMQNLPVYPKELHGMLVSGSLSLFNMAEFLAVGAGFTIIFLLLSNPEGGSEA, from the coding sequence GTGAGGAAGGTCATCACGCTCTCCCTCATCATGCTGGCGGTCATAGCGGGGGCGTACTACCTCTCCCCACACCTGGTCCCCAAGACGGAGCTGAACGCGCTTGGTGAGTTTTACATCAGAAACAGCTACTTCGGGGAGCACTCCGCCGGTTCGCCCGAAGTCATAACTGCAATCCTCTGGGACTACAGGGGCCTTGACACGTACTTTGAGACCGCCGTCCTGTTCATGGCAATAATCGGCGCGGTCTCAATCTTCAGGAACATGCCCAGCGTGAGCTTCCACCCGCGCGGCTTCACCGACATCACCAGAACCGGAGTGAAGATAGTCGGACTCATTACCTTCGTAGCGGCCGCCACGACCGCGTTCCACGGACACATAACGCCCGGAGGTGGCTTCCAGGGCGGTTCAATGCTCGCCGTGGTGCCCCTGCTGGTGATAGTTGCGTTCTCCAAGAAGGCCCTTGAGAAGGCTGGGCTCACCAAGGAGAGGGCCCTCGTCATTAGGACGATAGGCCTCCTCACAATAGCCATCGTCGCGTTCTACCCCCTCCTCGCGGGAGGCTACTTCATGCAGAACCTGCCGGTGTACCCGAAGGAGCTCCACGGAATGCTCGTCAGCGGAAGCCTGTCCCTCTTCAACATGGCGGAGTTCCTGGCGGTTGGAGCAGGGTTCACGATAATATTCCTGCTCCTTTCAAACCCTGAGGGGGGGAGCGAAGCATGA
- a CDS encoding sodium:proton antiporter: MTFALALIVSSIAAIIVISLYGVAVRPNLVKKIICLGIFSDIINVAVILLGYRAVERPLPPVLTDYSQKGVEELVRGAVDPLPQALTITAIVIGLAITVLMAYGAIHIQRKYGTVDVRKLARWEE; the protein is encoded by the coding sequence ATGACGTTTGCCCTCGCGCTGATAGTGAGCAGCATAGCCGCGATCATCGTAATCTCACTCTACGGCGTAGCCGTGAGGCCAAACCTCGTGAAGAAGATAATCTGCCTCGGCATATTCTCCGACATCATCAACGTGGCCGTCATACTGCTCGGCTACCGCGCCGTCGAGAGGCCCCTCCCTCCGGTGCTCACAGACTACTCGCAGAAGGGCGTTGAGGAGCTCGTTAGGGGGGCCGTTGACCCGCTTCCGCAGGCCCTCACCATCACCGCGATAGTCATTGGCCTGGCAATAACCGTGCTCATGGCCTACGGTGCTATCCATATCCAGAGGAAGTACGGCACCGTGGACGTTAGAAAGCTCGCGAGGTGGGAGGAATGA
- a CDS encoding Na+/H+ antiporter subunit E yields MRFLPVTLLAFILYIIITGSATLYDIATGAVTAVIAGLLFGKYLVKNPKKALNPARWVAMVAYFIKYITVIELKAHLDVIKRIISGETNPGIIKVPITVKDEYAKFLVANSITNTPGTVTVYMDEEYAYVNWIDVKTREPDEARKEILEEFEKHAKRIFEG; encoded by the coding sequence ATGAGGTTCCTGCCGGTGACCCTGCTCGCGTTCATACTGTACATCATAATAACCGGCTCGGCCACTCTGTACGACATCGCAACGGGGGCAGTAACAGCGGTCATTGCGGGCCTGCTCTTCGGTAAATACCTCGTGAAAAACCCCAAGAAAGCCCTCAACCCGGCAAGATGGGTTGCCATGGTGGCCTACTTCATCAAGTACATCACGGTGATCGAGCTCAAGGCCCACCTGGACGTCATAAAGCGCATAATATCCGGCGAGACGAACCCGGGCATCATCAAGGTCCCCATCACCGTGAAGGACGAGTACGCCAAGTTCCTGGTCGCCAACTCGATAACGAACACCCCAGGCACCGTAACGGTGTACATGGACGAGGAATACGCCTACGTCAACTGGATAGACGTGAAGACGAGAGAGCCAGACGAGGCCAGGAAGGAAATCCTTGAGGAGTTCGAAAAACACGCGAAGAGGATTTTTGAGGGGTGA
- a CDS encoding proton-conducting transporter transmembrane domain-containing protein, producing MNALILPTIPMAFAFALPVLSQILKGNRKFVNAYAMIVTGLTFILSLDIFRAAYSSEKPLIYTFGGWKAPIGIIYEVDKFGALLALTTSFLMFIITFYSVRYLERETGVEWYYTLYLGLEAGLLGIFLTGDAFNLFVMLEVTAVAAYGLVMFYTEEGYPAYSGVRYAIISSIGTTFYFLALGVLYYGFGTVNFADLAAKARGYPFPVSEASGNLLMAFALAMALITWAFTIKAAIMPNHFWLPGAHSSAPSPISAVLSGLVVNAGIYGLARFIWLFTGVPEFENAVRVVSTVLIGLGAVSALLASLAMTAHDDVKRIVAYSTILHMGYLAMAVGLRTELGTKAMTFHMLNHSLGKALLFLAVGVFIHEAGSRKLQDLAGLGKKMPLTTASLAIATISLVGLPPTNVFFSKLVLYYAYLEKSVALVVVLVLSSVFALVSYMKMLYWLWIKKAENNIAAKEPKSMVAVLLLLAVLCLAIGILSPLILEKVIDPATVQALDVEGYIQAAINVLGGK from the coding sequence ATGAACGCACTGATACTCCCCACGATTCCAATGGCGTTTGCGTTCGCGCTCCCCGTCTTATCCCAGATACTTAAGGGCAACAGGAAGTTCGTCAACGCCTACGCCATGATAGTCACGGGTCTAACGTTCATATTAAGCTTGGACATCTTCAGGGCGGCGTACTCCTCAGAAAAGCCGCTGATTTACACCTTCGGCGGGTGGAAGGCCCCGATAGGCATAATATACGAGGTGGACAAGTTCGGGGCACTCCTGGCACTCACGACGTCGTTCCTCATGTTCATAATAACGTTCTACTCGGTCAGGTACCTTGAGCGCGAGACCGGTGTCGAGTGGTACTACACCCTCTACCTTGGGCTGGAGGCGGGACTGCTGGGAATCTTCCTCACCGGAGACGCGTTCAACCTCTTCGTAATGCTCGAAGTTACCGCAGTCGCTGCCTACGGACTTGTTATGTTCTACACGGAGGAAGGCTACCCTGCCTACTCCGGTGTCAGGTACGCCATCATAAGCTCCATCGGAACGACCTTCTACTTCCTGGCGCTCGGCGTGCTCTACTACGGCTTCGGCACTGTGAACTTCGCAGACCTCGCGGCGAAAGCCAGGGGCTACCCGTTCCCGGTGTCAGAAGCTTCTGGCAACCTCCTGATGGCCTTCGCCCTTGCAATGGCGCTCATAACTTGGGCCTTCACAATAAAGGCAGCAATTATGCCCAACCATTTCTGGCTTCCGGGGGCACACTCCTCAGCACCGTCCCCGATATCGGCAGTCCTGAGTGGCCTTGTGGTCAACGCAGGAATTTACGGTCTGGCAAGGTTCATCTGGCTGTTCACGGGAGTTCCAGAATTCGAAAATGCCGTGAGAGTCGTCTCGACGGTGCTGATAGGGCTGGGTGCAGTATCCGCCCTGCTGGCTTCCCTGGCAATGACCGCACACGACGACGTTAAGAGGATTGTCGCCTACTCCACGATCCTCCACATGGGGTACCTCGCAATGGCGGTAGGTCTGCGGACTGAACTCGGAACCAAGGCGATGACCTTCCACATGCTCAACCACTCGCTGGGTAAGGCGCTCCTATTCCTTGCCGTTGGTGTCTTCATCCACGAGGCCGGAAGCAGAAAACTCCAGGATCTCGCGGGACTCGGCAAGAAGATGCCCCTCACCACTGCAAGCCTCGCCATAGCGACAATATCCCTCGTCGGCCTTCCTCCGACCAACGTGTTCTTCAGCAAGCTCGTGCTCTACTACGCCTACCTGGAGAAGAGCGTGGCCCTTGTAGTTGTCCTGGTGCTCTCAAGCGTCTTTGCACTGGTAAGTTACATGAAGATGCTCTACTGGCTCTGGATTAAAAAGGCCGAGAACAACATTGCCGCAAAAGAGCCCAAGAGCATGGTGGCAGTGCTGCTGTTGCTGGCCGTGCTGTGCCTTGCGATTGGAATCCTCTCGCCGCTGATACTCGAAAAAGTAATTGACCCCGCTACAGTGCAGGCCCTCGACGTCGAAGGGTACATACAGGCGGCCATAAACGTCCTTGGAGGGAAGTGA
- a CDS encoding FAD-dependent oxidoreductase codes for MSGMRFAFLCREKPNPTGKKVAIIGAGPAGLSAAGYLVCHGHDVHVYDKLPEPGGLMLFGIPEFRIPIYRVREGYKELENVFEVKFYPNTKVSFGDEEEEGDDFVKNVVDFNELVQNYDAVLIATGTWKSFIPDIEGVELEGVYPALGYLFRIKSAKLGHLDWSEVVPIEGKRVMVIGAGHTAVDAAMESLLLGAEKVYMSYRRTIREAPAGAYEINLLQKRGVKWLELTVPVRIIGENGKVKAIELQKCKLSEPDETGRRRPIPIEGSNFQIDVDYVIFAVGQRPTPPKGAEIAVDKKGRIIVDSRHMTSIEGVFAAGDVATGPSKVGRAVLDGLLAAESMHHWLMEVRK; via the coding sequence ATGAGCGGAATGAGATTTGCATTCCTGTGTAGAGAAAAGCCAAATCCTACTGGAAAGAAGGTCGCCATCATCGGTGCGGGGCCGGCTGGCCTCAGCGCCGCGGGCTATCTCGTCTGCCACGGCCACGATGTCCACGTTTACGACAAGCTCCCAGAGCCTGGAGGACTGATGCTCTTCGGAATCCCCGAGTTCAGAATCCCCATCTACCGCGTCAGAGAGGGCTACAAGGAGCTCGAGAACGTCTTTGAAGTCAAGTTCTACCCAAACACCAAGGTAAGCTTTGGGGACGAGGAAGAAGAGGGAGACGACTTCGTCAAGAACGTCGTGGACTTCAACGAGCTCGTCCAAAACTACGACGCGGTTCTAATCGCAACGGGAACGTGGAAGTCATTCATCCCCGACATAGAAGGCGTCGAGCTTGAGGGCGTTTACCCGGCGCTGGGTTACCTGTTCAGGATAAAGAGCGCCAAACTCGGCCACCTGGACTGGAGCGAGGTCGTTCCCATTGAAGGAAAGCGGGTTATGGTGATTGGAGCTGGCCACACTGCAGTTGATGCCGCAATGGAGAGCCTGCTCCTCGGCGCTGAAAAGGTCTACATGAGCTACAGGAGGACAATAAGGGAGGCCCCTGCCGGAGCATACGAGATTAACCTCCTCCAGAAGAGGGGCGTCAAGTGGCTTGAGCTGACCGTCCCGGTTCGCATAATCGGCGAGAACGGTAAGGTGAAGGCCATTGAGCTCCAGAAGTGCAAACTGAGCGAACCCGACGAGACCGGCAGGAGGAGGCCCATACCCATAGAGGGTTCGAACTTCCAGATAGACGTTGACTACGTAATCTTCGCCGTGGGCCAGAGGCCGACCCCACCCAAGGGGGCTGAAATTGCCGTTGACAAGAAGGGCAGGATAATAGTGGACTCAAGGCACATGACGAGCATAGAGGGAGTTTTTGCCGCCGGCGACGTTGCCACCGGCCCCTCGAAGGTTGGGAGGGCCGTTTTGGACGGCCTTTTGGCGGCCGAAAGCATGCACCACTGGCTTATGGAGGTGAGAAAATGA
- a CDS encoding 4Fe-4S dicluster domain-containing protein, with translation MRRILHVDYSLCIGCETCQGVCEFLHHGKPNIRIYYTMSGLPIPINCRHCEKAPCMEICPVGAISRDNDGAVIVDPQRCIGCFMCLAVCPFGVPSFNVEVRAITKCDMCADRRELGMEPACKEMCPAEAIFFGKPEEVEDRVRRRTAEKIARERISSESFESFGQML, from the coding sequence ATGAGGAGGATACTCCACGTTGACTACAGCCTCTGTATAGGGTGTGAGACCTGCCAGGGGGTCTGTGAGTTCCTCCACCACGGAAAGCCAAACATAAGGATATACTACACAATGAGCGGTCTCCCAATCCCGATAAACTGTCGCCACTGTGAAAAGGCCCCGTGTATGGAGATATGCCCCGTCGGCGCCATTTCGAGAGACAACGACGGCGCTGTTATCGTGGACCCCCAGAGGTGCATTGGATGTTTCATGTGCCTTGCGGTGTGTCCCTTTGGTGTTCCTAGCTTCAACGTGGAAGTGAGGGCCATTACAAAGTGTGATATGTGTGCAGACAGGCGCGAGCTTGGAATGGAGCCGGCATGTAAGGAGATGTGTCCAGCAGAGGCAATATTCTTCGGAAAGCCAGAGGAAGTCGAGGACAGGGTCAGGAGAAGAACTGCAGAAAAGATAGCGAGGGAGAGAATTTCGTCAGAGTCCTTCGAGAGCTTTGGACAGATGCTTTAA